A region of Mesorhizobium sp. M3A.F.Ca.ET.080.04.2.1 DNA encodes the following proteins:
- a CDS encoding ABC transporter ATP-binding protein, which yields MTELLEARSLTAVAGGKLLVDGVSLSLTPGERLAIVGPNGAGKTTLLRMLCGALRPASGEVRLAGRRLDRITQGERALSMAVVGQADQPDPRVTLIDYVELGRVPHIGIRRKREDRDIVVDALRRTGLLPLLCRTIGSLSGGERERAQLARAMAQEPKILFLDEPTNHLDPRARGDLLDLVADFGMTVVAVLHDLSLVAPFATTVAVMNNARLHALAPPREALDAQLVRQVFGIDVLRLPHPTEDRELTVFDLANGASSPS from the coding sequence ATGACTGAGCTTCTCGAAGCTCGCAGCCTGACGGCCGTGGCAGGCGGCAAGCTCCTGGTCGATGGCGTCAGCCTGTCGCTCACTCCGGGCGAACGGCTGGCCATCGTCGGGCCTAACGGTGCCGGCAAAACCACGCTCTTGCGCATGCTGTGTGGTGCTCTGCGGCCGGCCAGCGGCGAGGTGCGCCTGGCCGGACGCCGGCTGGATAGGATCACGCAGGGCGAGCGTGCACTCAGCATGGCCGTCGTCGGCCAGGCCGACCAGCCTGATCCGCGGGTTACTCTCATCGACTATGTCGAGCTTGGCCGCGTCCCGCATATCGGCATCAGGCGCAAGCGCGAGGATCGCGATATCGTCGTGGATGCGCTGCGCCGGACCGGACTCTTGCCGCTGCTTTGCCGCACGATCGGCTCGCTGTCCGGTGGCGAACGGGAACGTGCGCAACTCGCCCGTGCCATGGCGCAGGAGCCAAAAATCCTGTTCCTCGACGAACCGACCAACCATCTCGATCCGCGCGCCCGCGGCGACCTTCTCGACCTTGTCGCGGACTTCGGCATGACCGTCGTTGCCGTGCTGCACGACCTGTCGCTGGTGGCGCCCTTCGCCACCACGGTGGCGGTGATGAACAATGCCCGGCTGCATGCGCTGGCGCCGCCGCGCGAGGCGCTTGACGCCCAGCTCGTGCGCCAGGTCTTCGGCATCGATGTGCTGCGTCTGCCGCATCCGACAGAAGACCGCGAGCTCACCGTCTTCGACCTTGCCAACGGCGCATCCTCGCCATCCTGA
- a CDS encoding efflux RND transporter periplasmic adaptor subunit has product MIAALFHNRPLRRRLVAGSIAILACGAAMVWHGARSEASNAKPAAPEMKLVKAMAVAPTRSADTRTAVGEIRPRLESDLGFRVSGKLLERIAEIGSTVKKGEVLARIEDQDYRNRLASAEADVAAAQAVLVEASAAEVRIGALLAKGFTTRATYDATLKNLRSAQAKLKSANIAFEMAKDQVAYTELHAEFDGIVTATGAEAGQSVAVGQMVVRVADPSGRDAVFSIAEAAFANTPDTKRPPQVTVSLLSNPAITAIGTVREIAPMADAATRTFQVKVSLENAPQEMRFGASVSGRAEVAGTPVVVLPGSALFDKDGKPAVWVVTAASGVELRPITVARYETDRVVVSDGLGQGDVVVTAGVNRLREHEKVRIVEGEGQ; this is encoded by the coding sequence ATGATTGCCGCACTTTTCCATAACAGGCCGCTGAGGCGCCGCCTTGTCGCCGGCTCGATCGCCATCCTCGCCTGCGGCGCCGCCATGGTTTGGCACGGCGCACGCAGCGAGGCCTCGAACGCAAAGCCCGCCGCGCCGGAGATGAAACTGGTCAAGGCCATGGCGGTCGCCCCGACCCGCAGCGCCGACACCCGCACGGCCGTCGGTGAGATACGGCCGCGGCTCGAAAGCGACCTCGGCTTCCGCGTATCCGGCAAGCTGCTCGAACGCATCGCCGAGATCGGCTCGACGGTGAAGAAGGGTGAGGTGCTCGCCCGCATCGAAGACCAGGATTATCGCAACCGGCTCGCCAGCGCCGAGGCCGATGTCGCGGCGGCGCAAGCCGTGCTCGTCGAAGCAAGCGCCGCCGAGGTCCGCATCGGCGCGCTGCTCGCCAAAGGGTTCACCACGCGCGCCACTTACGACGCGACGCTGAAGAATTTGCGCTCGGCGCAGGCCAAGCTCAAATCGGCGAACATCGCCTTCGAGATGGCCAAGGACCAGGTCGCCTATACCGAACTGCATGCTGAATTCGACGGCATCGTCACCGCCACCGGTGCCGAGGCCGGACAGTCGGTCGCTGTCGGCCAGATGGTGGTGCGCGTTGCCGATCCGAGCGGGCGCGACGCGGTGTTCTCGATCGCGGAAGCCGCCTTCGCCAACACGCCCGACACGAAGCGGCCACCGCAGGTCACTGTCTCGCTGCTCAGCAATCCGGCGATCACCGCGATCGGCACCGTCCGCGAGATCGCGCCGATGGCCGATGCCGCGACCCGCACTTTCCAGGTCAAGGTTTCGCTCGAGAACGCTCCGCAAGAAATGCGCTTCGGTGCCAGCGTTTCCGGCCGCGCCGAGGTGGCCGGCACGCCGGTCGTGGTGCTGCCGGGCAGCGCGCTGTTCGACAAGGACGGCAAGCCGGCCGTCTGGGTGGTCACCGCCGCGTCGGGGGTGGAACTGAGGCCCATCACCGTCGCTCGCTACGAGACCGATCGGGTCGTCGTCAGCGACGGGCTTGGCCAGGGCGATGTGGTCGTCACCGCCGGCGTAAACCGGCTGCGGGAACACGAAAAAGTTCGTATCGTTGAGGGAGAAGGACAATGA
- a CDS encoding FAD-dependent monooxygenase, producing the protein MSKTKVLIAGAGPTGLTLALWLTRLGVPVRIFDKAAAPGETSRALAVQARTLEFHRQIGIVEDVLAEGVRLEQLTIHTPSGVAARLPLSDFGRGISPYSFAFALPQHIHERVLITHLERAGVEVERGTELVAFQDKGEAVIATLLRNGKTETVSAAYLAGCDGSRSAVRHGLNIGFPGGTYEQSFYVADVKGSGEITRNGMDTTISTYGFAIVMPVRQSGSARLIGIVPKAHEADETITFEAIRADIERDTGVKVHEVNWFSTYRVHHRVAERFRVGRVFLVGDAGHIHSPAGGQGMNTGMGDAVNLAWKLAAVVQGRADPRLLYSYEPERIAFAKKLIESTDTAFRFITSRSRLIGLFRRYLMPKFLNALLHTSFGSRAFFGLISQAAIQYRAGPISSGTAGKVSGGDRLPYVVHGSSDNFQPLRSLDWQVHVYGEVNAEFRAMLASTGIPVHAFAWSEAAGKAGLQRDAAYLVRPDGHVGLASPVQEAASFQRYLASLAIRPRLAERAPYRVPGTMHSLA; encoded by the coding sequence ATGTCCAAGACAAAGGTCCTCATCGCCGGCGCCGGCCCGACCGGGCTGACGCTCGCACTTTGGCTGACCAGGCTCGGCGTGCCGGTGCGCATCTTCGACAAGGCGGCGGCTCCCGGCGAAACGTCGCGGGCGCTGGCCGTCCAGGCGCGCACGCTGGAGTTCCATCGCCAGATCGGCATCGTCGAGGATGTCCTTGCCGAGGGCGTTAGACTGGAGCAGCTAACGATACACACGCCGTCCGGCGTCGCCGCGAGGCTGCCGCTCTCCGATTTCGGCCGCGGCATCAGTCCTTATTCCTTCGCCTTCGCGCTGCCGCAGCATATCCACGAGCGCGTGCTGATCACGCATCTGGAGCGTGCCGGCGTCGAGGTCGAGCGCGGCACGGAGCTCGTCGCCTTCCAGGACAAGGGCGAAGCGGTCATCGCGACCCTTTTGCGGAACGGCAAGACCGAGACCGTGAGCGCCGCCTATCTCGCCGGTTGCGACGGCTCCCGCAGTGCCGTGCGCCATGGGCTGAACATCGGCTTCCCCGGCGGCACGTACGAGCAGTCCTTCTACGTCGCCGACGTCAAAGGCAGCGGCGAGATCACCCGCAACGGCATGGACACGACGATCAGCACCTATGGTTTCGCGATCGTCATGCCGGTCCGGCAGTCCGGCTCGGCGAGGCTGATCGGCATCGTGCCGAAGGCACATGAGGCCGACGAGACGATCACCTTCGAGGCGATCCGTGCAGACATCGAGCGCGACACCGGCGTCAAGGTCCATGAAGTCAACTGGTTCTCGACGTACCGCGTCCACCACCGGGTCGCGGAACGCTTCCGCGTCGGCCGCGTCTTCCTGGTCGGCGATGCCGGCCACATCCACAGCCCGGCCGGCGGCCAGGGCATGAACACCGGCATGGGCGACGCGGTGAACCTCGCCTGGAAGCTCGCCGCGGTCGTGCAGGGGCGAGCCGATCCGCGCCTGCTCTACAGCTACGAGCCGGAACGCATCGCCTTTGCGAAGAAGCTGATCGAGAGCACCGATACCGCTTTCCGGTTCATCACCAGCCGCTCGCGGCTGATCGGGCTGTTCCGGCGCTATCTGATGCCGAAGTTCCTGAACGCGCTGCTCCACACATCGTTCGGCTCGCGCGCCTTCTTCGGCTTGATCTCGCAGGCAGCGATCCAGTATCGCGCCGGGCCGATCAGCTCGGGCACGGCAGGCAAGGTGAGCGGCGGGGATCGCCTGCCTTATGTCGTCCACGGCAGCAGCGACAATTTCCAGCCGCTGCGGTCGCTGGATTGGCAGGTCCATGTCTATGGCGAGGTCAATGCCGAGTTCCGGGCGATGCTGGCATCGACCGGGATCCCGGTCCACGCGTTCGCATGGTCGGAGGCGGCCGGGAAAGCCGGCCTGCAGCGCGACGCCGCCTATCTGGTGCGGCCGGACGGCCATGTCGGACTCGCCTCGCCAGTTCAAGAAGCAGCCAGCTTCCAGCGCTATCTCGCCAGCCTCGCCATCAGGCCGCGGCTAGCCGAGCGGGCGCCCTACCGCGTGCCGGGTACGATGCACAGCCTGGCCTGA
- a CDS encoding efflux RND transporter permease subunit produces the protein MTSFNLSEWALRHRSFVVYLMIAAALAGLYAYGGLGREEDPPFTIKTMVVKTMWPGATTSDTVEQITDRIEKKLEELPDLDYVKSYTKPGESVVFVNLKDTVAGDQVQPLWYQVRKKLDDIKPTLPSGVQGPFYNDEFGDTYSLIYALTSDGLSHRELKDLASSLRAGLLTVKDVAKVDLVGQQDEKIYLEFSTQKVAALGLDVGTLSQALQAQNALTPSGTVDAGPERIAIRVSGSFTSEESLKAINFYANGHYFRLGDVAEVKRAYSDPPQPMFRFNGKPAVGIAISMTSGGDALALGENVKEKMHEMEAELPLGAELGLVADQSHVVEESVGEFTKSLGEAIAIVLAVSLLALGWRPGVVVAVAIPLVLAITFVTMEYFGISLQRISLGALIIALGLLVDDAMIAVEMMISRMEEGYDKISAATYAYTSTAFPMLTGTVVTIAGFVPVGFAKSGAGEYCFSLFAVVAIALVVSWVVAVLFTPLTGVFLLPDRIKGHGGSHQPSRIARGFQALLETAMRAKWLVLSATAGLFALSVVAMGFVGQEFFPKSDRPEVMVDLTLPRTASIKSTDAVVERVEKLLATDPDIDHWSFYVGQGAVRFYLPLDAQLANDFFAQAVVVTKGHAVRQAVIDRLEKQLSTGFDDVMARVTPLELGPPVGWPLKFRVSGPDPDKTRSLAQQFAQVLGSDASVRNINYDWNEPAKVIKVEVDQDRARALGISSQQLSETINAVLSGSKITQMRDDTYLVDIVARAVESERASIDTLRGLTISASGGRRVPLEQVAKLSYQTEPPLIWRRGRLPTVTVQADVAPGENATSVSRRLESAITAFKAELPARYSVEQGGVIEDSAKAQASIFVVFPLMLFIMATVLMIQLMSFQRLVLVLLTAPLAIIGVAGALLLSGAPMGFVAILGVMSLIGMVIRNSVILIAQIDQHIAAGEEPWAAVISATTHRLRPILLTAAAAILGMIPIAPTVFWGPMAYAVMGGLMVATVLTLVFLPTLYVTWFRIKAPETNKTTGRVTTAEPQPLAA, from the coding sequence ATGACCAGCTTCAATCTTTCCGAATGGGCGCTGCGCCACCGGAGCTTCGTCGTCTATCTGATGATCGCGGCGGCGCTTGCCGGGCTCTACGCCTATGGCGGCCTCGGCCGCGAGGAGGACCCGCCTTTCACCATCAAGACCATGGTGGTGAAGACGATGTGGCCCGGCGCCACCACCAGCGACACGGTGGAGCAGATCACGGATCGCATCGAGAAGAAGCTCGAGGAGCTGCCCGACCTCGACTACGTCAAGAGCTATACCAAGCCTGGCGAGTCGGTCGTCTTCGTTAATTTGAAGGACACGGTCGCGGGCGACCAGGTGCAGCCGCTTTGGTACCAGGTGCGCAAGAAGCTCGACGACATCAAGCCGACCTTGCCGTCCGGCGTCCAGGGGCCGTTCTACAATGACGAGTTCGGCGACACCTATTCGCTGATCTATGCGCTCACCTCCGACGGCCTCAGCCATCGCGAGCTGAAGGACCTGGCCAGCAGCCTGCGCGCCGGACTGCTCACCGTGAAGGACGTCGCCAAGGTCGACCTGGTCGGCCAGCAGGACGAGAAGATCTATCTCGAATTCTCGACTCAGAAGGTGGCGGCGCTCGGCCTCGACGTCGGCACGCTGTCGCAGGCGCTGCAGGCGCAGAACGCGCTGACCCCGAGCGGCACGGTCGATGCCGGACCCGAGCGCATCGCCATCCGCGTTTCCGGCAGCTTCACCTCCGAGGAGAGCCTGAAGGCGATCAACTTCTACGCCAACGGCCACTATTTCCGGCTGGGCGACGTCGCCGAGGTCAAGCGCGCCTATTCCGACCCGCCGCAACCGATGTTCCGCTTCAACGGCAAGCCGGCGGTCGGCATCGCCATTTCGATGACCTCGGGCGGCGACGCGCTGGCGCTGGGCGAGAACGTCAAGGAAAAGATGCATGAGATGGAGGCCGAACTGCCGCTCGGCGCCGAACTCGGCCTGGTCGCCGACCAGTCGCATGTGGTCGAGGAATCCGTCGGCGAGTTCACCAAGAGCCTCGGCGAGGCGATCGCCATCGTGCTCGCCGTCTCGCTGCTGGCGCTTGGCTGGCGGCCCGGCGTCGTGGTGGCAGTCGCCATCCCGCTGGTGCTGGCGATCACCTTTGTCACCATGGAGTATTTCGGCATCTCGCTGCAGCGCATCTCGCTCGGCGCGCTGATCATCGCGCTCGGCCTGCTGGTCGACGATGCCATGATCGCGGTCGAGATGATGATCTCGCGCATGGAGGAAGGCTACGACAAGATCTCGGCAGCCACCTACGCCTATACGTCCACCGCCTTCCCGATGCTCACCGGCACGGTGGTGACGATCGCCGGCTTCGTGCCGGTCGGCTTCGCCAAGAGTGGCGCCGGGGAATACTGCTTCTCGCTGTTCGCCGTCGTTGCCATCGCGCTGGTCGTCTCCTGGGTGGTGGCGGTGCTGTTCACGCCGCTCACCGGCGTCTTCCTTCTGCCGGACCGCATCAAGGGCCATGGTGGCAGCCATCAGCCCTCGCGCATTGCCCGCGGCTTCCAGGCGCTGCTCGAGACGGCGATGCGGGCGAAGTGGCTGGTGCTGTCGGCAACCGCCGGGCTGTTCGCGCTGTCGGTCGTGGCGATGGGCTTTGTGGGGCAGGAGTTCTTCCCGAAGTCGGACCGGCCCGAGGTCATGGTCGACCTCACTTTGCCGCGTACCGCTTCGATCAAGTCGACGGATGCGGTTGTGGAGCGGGTCGAGAAGCTGCTTGCCACCGATCCCGACATCGACCACTGGAGCTTCTATGTCGGGCAAGGCGCGGTGCGCTTCTACCTGCCGCTCGACGCACAGCTTGCCAACGACTTCTTCGCCCAGGCGGTCGTAGTGACCAAGGGCCACGCCGTGCGCCAGGCGGTCATCGACCGGCTGGAGAAGCAGTTGTCGACCGGCTTCGACGACGTCATGGCCCGCGTCACGCCGCTGGAGCTCGGCCCGCCTGTCGGCTGGCCGCTGAAGTTCCGCGTCTCGGGTCCGGACCCGGACAAGACCAGGAGCCTGGCGCAGCAGTTCGCGCAGGTGCTGGGCAGCGATGCTTCGGTGCGCAACATCAACTACGACTGGAACGAGCCGGCCAAGGTCATCAAGGTCGAGGTCGACCAGGATAGGGCGCGGGCGCTGGGCATCTCCTCGCAGCAGCTGTCGGAGACGATCAACGCTGTGCTGTCGGGCTCGAAGATCACCCAGATGCGCGACGATACCTATCTCGTCGACATCGTCGCCCGCGCCGTCGAATCGGAGCGCGCCAGCATCGACACGCTGCGTGGCCTGACGATCAGCGCCTCGGGCGGACGCCGCGTGCCGCTCGAACAGGTGGCGAAGCTCAGCTATCAGACCGAGCCGCCGCTGATCTGGCGCCGTGGCCGCCTGCCGACCGTGACGGTGCAGGCCGACGTCGCGCCGGGCGAGAACGCCACCTCCGTGTCGCGGCGGCTGGAGAGCGCCATCACCGCCTTCAAGGCGGAGCTGCCGGCGCGCTACAGCGTCGAGCAGGGCGGCGTGATCGAGGACAGCGCCAAGGCGCAGGCCAGCATCTTCGTGGTCTTCCCGCTGATGCTGTTCATCATGGCGACGGTGCTGATGATCCAGCTGATGAGCTTCCAGCGCCTGGTGCTGGTGCTGCTCACCGCTCCGCTTGCGATCATCGGCGTCGCCGGCGCGCTGCTCTTGTCGGGCGCACCGATGGGCTTCGTCGCGATCCTCGGCGTGATGTCGCTGATCGGCATGGTGATCCGCAACTCGGTCATTCTGATCGCGCAGATCGACCAGCATATCGCCGCCGGCGAAGAGCCTTGGGCCGCGGTGATCAGCGCCACCACGCACCGGCTGCGGCCGATCCTGCTCACGGCCGCGGCCGCCATCCTGGGCATGATCCCGATCGCGCCGACCGTGTTCTGGGGACCGATGGCCTATGCGGTGATGGGCGGCCTGATGGTGGCGACCGTGCTGACGCTGGTCTTCCTGCCGACGCTCTACGTCACCTGGTTCCGCATCAAGGCGCCAGAGACCAACAAGACCACCGGCCGGGTGACGACCGCCGAGCCGCAGCCGCTGGCCGCCTGA
- a CDS encoding winged helix-turn-helix domain-containing protein, whose protein sequence is MTVATADQVFRFGGFTLDLAMGTLRGVNEPLFLRPKAYAVLSHLARNMGRVVPKSELMDVVWPGVYVTEDSLTQSVREIRKVLGEEMVRTVSKRGYMLAAEAEAAPEISTHPIVAVVRFRNESGDPADEAMVDGFAEDLINGVARFGTITVLARNSSFSFASFGRAEWPQIRARIGADYLVEGSLRRQGEHVVVAVSLVDIATASQLWGDRYQSHGEGLFAIEREIVEQIVSRLVTRVTNAGLEQASRKPVTSLAAYELALRGFALLRDPAQTDQRGAEALFEAAVAKDPNYGLAYTYLALARALDGEFGRASDSVLENARDLADKGLALSPDQPTGHRVQSLIRLYMRDHEAAEHHMRIALQLNPYDADSIEQMGMLLTMRGRPLEALTWLARGIRIDPLHPHWYQFDRALALYMMGEYRQAADALELATRPAPWIRTRLAACYAQMGDMEKARRQIVLIEEGEPFSPLDYALRGVPFENRADAEHLAEGVRLALG, encoded by the coding sequence ATGACGGTCGCGACGGCCGATCAGGTTTTCCGGTTTGGCGGGTTCACGCTCGACCTCGCCATGGGAACGCTGCGCGGCGTCAACGAGCCGCTGTTCCTGCGGCCGAAGGCCTATGCGGTGCTTTCGCATCTCGCCCGCAACATGGGCCGTGTCGTGCCGAAATCGGAGCTGATGGATGTCGTCTGGCCGGGCGTCTATGTGACCGAGGATTCGCTGACCCAGTCGGTGCGCGAGATCCGCAAGGTGCTGGGCGAGGAGATGGTGCGCACCGTCTCCAAGCGCGGCTACATGCTGGCTGCCGAGGCCGAGGCGGCACCGGAGATCAGCACCCATCCGATCGTGGCCGTCGTGCGCTTCCGCAATGAGAGCGGCGACCCGGCCGACGAAGCGATGGTCGACGGCTTTGCCGAGGACCTGATCAATGGCGTGGCGCGCTTCGGCACAATTACGGTGCTGGCCCGCAATTCGAGCTTTTCGTTCGCCTCCTTCGGCCGCGCCGAATGGCCCCAGATCCGCGCCCGCATCGGCGCCGACTATCTGGTCGAAGGGTCGCTGCGCCGCCAGGGCGAGCATGTCGTGGTCGCCGTCAGTCTCGTCGACATCGCCACCGCCAGCCAGCTCTGGGGTGACCGCTACCAGTCGCATGGCGAGGGGCTGTTCGCGATCGAGCGCGAGATTGTCGAGCAGATCGTCAGCCGCCTGGTCACGCGGGTCACCAATGCCGGACTGGAGCAGGCCTCACGCAAGCCGGTCACCAGCCTTGCCGCCTACGAGTTGGCGCTGCGCGGCTTCGCGCTGCTGCGCGATCCGGCGCAGACCGATCAGCGCGGCGCCGAAGCTCTGTTCGAGGCGGCCGTCGCCAAGGATCCGAACTACGGATTGGCTTATACCTATCTCGCTTTGGCACGGGCGCTGGATGGCGAGTTCGGCCGCGCCAGCGACTCAGTGCTGGAAAATGCGCGCGATCTCGCCGACAAGGGCCTGGCCTTGTCCCCGGACCAGCCGACCGGCCATCGCGTGCAGTCGCTGATCCGCCTCTACATGCGCGACCACGAAGCGGCCGAGCATCACATGCGCATCGCGCTGCAGCTCAACCCTTATGACGCCGACAGCATCGAGCAGATGGGCATGCTGCTGACGATGCGCGGCCGGCCGCTGGAAGCGCTGACCTGGCTGGCGCGCGGCATTCGCATCGACCCCTTGCACCCGCACTGGTACCAATTCGACCGCGCGCTGGCGCTTTATATGATGGGGGAATATCGACAGGCGGCCGACGCGCTGGAACTGGCCACGCGACCGGCGCCGTGGATCCGGACGCGGCTGGCCGCCTGCTACGCCCAGATGGGCGACATGGAGAAGGCGCGGCGGCAGATCGTCCTCATCGAGGAGGGTGAGCCTTTCTCGCCGCTCGACTATGCGCTGCGCGGCGTACCGTTCGAGAACCGGGCGGATGCCGAGCATCTCGCCGAGGGCGTCAGACTTGCCCTCGGCTAA
- a CDS encoding bifunctional helix-turn-helix transcriptional regulator/GNAT family N-acetyltransferase produces the protein MTIHNRAGKDRIDVVRAFNRFYTRQIGLLDEGLLKSPFSLTEARVLYELAHHDGLVASDLVRDLGLDPGYVSRLLKKFEERGLVARAATEADARRSSIALTPAGREAFAPLNRDSHDQVRALLGRLAPADQDRLVKAMRLVQDLLGDRPEPKVPYVLRPLQVGDIGWITHRQGLIYAQDYGWDETYEALVAEILAAFVKNYDPKWERSWIAEREGEVVGSVFVMRKSPEVAKLRLLYVEHSARGLGIGRRLVDECIAFSRATGYKTLTLWTNDILGSARRIYQAAGFKLAEEERHHSFGKDLVGQTWNLQL, from the coding sequence ATGACAATCCACAATCGCGCCGGTAAGGATCGCATCGACGTCGTCCGCGCCTTCAACCGCTTCTACACCCGCCAGATCGGCCTGCTCGACGAGGGTCTGCTGAAGAGCCCGTTTTCGCTCACGGAAGCGCGGGTGCTTTACGAACTGGCCCATCATGACGGACTGGTCGCCAGCGATCTGGTGCGCGACCTCGGCCTCGACCCCGGCTATGTCAGCCGCCTGCTGAAAAAATTCGAGGAGCGCGGCCTGGTCGCGCGCGCCGCCACCGAGGCCGATGCGCGACGCTCCTCGATCGCGCTGACGCCGGCGGGCAGGGAAGCCTTCGCCCCTTTGAACCGGGATTCGCATGACCAGGTGCGTGCGCTGCTCGGCCGTCTCGCCCCGGCGGACCAGGACCGATTGGTCAAAGCGATGCGCCTCGTGCAGGATCTCCTCGGCGATCGTCCCGAACCCAAGGTGCCATATGTCCTGCGGCCGTTGCAGGTCGGTGATATCGGCTGGATCACGCATCGCCAGGGTCTCATCTACGCGCAGGATTATGGCTGGGACGAAACCTACGAGGCCCTCGTCGCGGAGATCCTCGCTGCCTTCGTCAAGAACTACGATCCGAAATGGGAGCGCAGCTGGATCGCCGAACGGGAAGGCGAGGTGGTCGGTTCGGTCTTCGTCATGCGCAAGTCGCCGGAGGTGGCGAAGCTGCGATTGCTCTATGTCGAGCACTCGGCCCGGGGCCTCGGCATCGGCCGGCGGCTGGTCGACGAGTGCATCGCCTTCTCGCGCGCCACGGGCTATAAGACACTGACGCTGTGGACCAACGACATCCTTGGCTCGGCCCGCCGCATCTACCAGGCGGCTGGATTCAAGCTGGCCGAAGAGGAACGCCACCATTCCTTCGGCAAGGACTTGGTCGGCCAGACCTGGAACCTGCAGCTTTAG
- a CDS encoding alanine racemase — protein MSAYFTELSKALKAADIFRPCLVLDRDRLDANIALVKRRLAPGLAVRLVDKSLPCLPLLAHIASALGTSRFMTFHPPITQAVLDAFPEGDLLYGKPMPAGAARAALASGGAGWGSRVCWLIDTPERLAEYASLAAELSTELRFAFEVDIGLHRGGFASPSEIKAVTIPKRLRCAGIMAYEAHAPEIPGLFGGAEKALKQACAKAAEFVSALDLGQRSILNIGGSKTALLHGAAVANEVSIGSAFMLPGDFDTPGLDGFQPAAFIATPILKVVDPVLPGPAWLSKTLQALGLFPRWGCYLYGGKWMAEPVFPEGMKPNGFMGFSSNQQFMGLPAGADVRPSDYAFLRPTQSEAVLQHFGPIAVFAGGRIVEFWPVLPMG, from the coding sequence ATGAGCGCCTATTTCACCGAACTATCGAAGGCATTGAAAGCGGCCGATATTTTTCGGCCATGCCTGGTGCTCGACCGTGACCGGCTGGACGCCAATATTGCGCTTGTGAAGCGAAGGCTTGCGCCCGGCCTTGCCGTGCGGCTGGTCGACAAGTCGCTGCCATGCCTGCCGCTTCTGGCGCATATCGCCAGCGCGCTCGGCACCAGCCGCTTCATGACCTTCCATCCGCCAATCACCCAGGCCGTGCTGGATGCCTTTCCCGAAGGCGATCTGCTCTACGGCAAGCCGATGCCGGCCGGCGCGGCGCGGGCCGCGCTCGCCAGCGGCGGCGCCGGCTGGGGATCGCGCGTCTGCTGGCTGATCGACACGCCCGAGCGGCTGGCTGAATACGCATCGCTCGCGGCCGAGCTGAGCACCGAACTGCGCTTCGCCTTCGAGGTCGATATCGGCCTGCATCGCGGCGGGTTTGCCAGCCCGTCGGAGATCAAAGCGGTGACCATCCCGAAGAGACTGCGCTGCGCAGGCATCATGGCCTATGAGGCGCATGCGCCGGAGATCCCAGGCCTGTTCGGCGGCGCGGAAAAGGCGCTGAAGCAGGCCTGTGCCAAAGCGGCCGAGTTCGTGTCCGCTCTCGATCTCGGCCAGCGCAGCATTCTCAACATCGGCGGCTCGAAGACGGCGCTGCTGCATGGTGCCGCGGTGGCCAATGAAGTGTCGATCGGCTCGGCCTTCATGCTGCCCGGCGATTTCGACACGCCCGGCCTCGACGGTTTCCAGCCGGCGGCTTTCATCGCGACGCCGATCCTGAAAGTGGTCGATCCGGTGCTGCCCGGTCCGGCGTGGCTGTCCAAGACCCTGCAGGCACTGGGCCTTTTCCCGCGCTGGGGCTGCTATCTCTATGGCGGCAAATGGATGGCCGAGCCGGTGTTCCCCGAAGGCATGAAGCCGAACGGCTTCATGGGCTTCTCCTCCAACCAGCAGTTCATGGGCTTGCCCGCTGGCGCGGACGTGAGGCCGAGCGATTACGCCTTCCTGCGGCCGACGCAGAGCGAGGCGGTGCTGCAGCATTTCGGCCCGATTGCGGTGTTTGCCGGTGGGCGGATCGTGGAGTTCTGGCCGGTGCTGCCGATGGGGTGA